A region of Nitrospinota bacterium DNA encodes the following proteins:
- a CDS encoding sigma 54-interacting transcriptional regulator, translating into MNSDLSTMALNAVFRASQCLAKPGEPNETLGDLLAILDETLGYTRGFVAVLERDSGDLELAAAHGIPQDKWKGVRFRKGEGITGLILETEAPLAAPRLGSDPRFLNRLGLFEPDSAMVGVPIILSDVVIGAFCVSMSVSERYRLDDHITIVSMFANLAGSVVTQLVRRGAYSAAGRGTSESPKPSSGGIARPKDMVGVSKAMAFVFEAISHAAARTAPTLIRGEPGTGKELAARAIHYASPRASAPFVVINCAATPGALLEAELFGAGRDRPGKLAQAHGGTLFLDEVAETPPAFQSGLMRFLLEGSYERRDGALRENMDVRMITSTSADLEKAVARRKFREDLYYKLNVLQIFIPPLRERKEDIPPLVDHILDRLGRECGERLSITPDAMDILSGCDWRGNTRELENCVSRCAAHCAVNTITREDIPCHYGQCASRLARPGARWEGDAVSGAGPLTDERERIIAALKKTGWVQAKAARLLKMTPRQIGYRITKLKIDMESF; encoded by the coding sequence GCGATTTGCTGGCGATCCTCGATGAGACCCTTGGATACACTCGCGGGTTCGTGGCCGTGTTGGAGCGGGATTCCGGCGATCTTGAGCTGGCGGCGGCCCATGGGATACCGCAGGACAAATGGAAAGGTGTCCGGTTCCGCAAGGGTGAGGGCATCACAGGCTTGATTCTGGAGACGGAAGCCCCCCTGGCGGCGCCCCGGCTTGGCTCCGACCCCAGGTTCCTCAACCGGCTTGGGCTGTTCGAGCCGGACTCGGCCATGGTGGGCGTTCCCATAATTCTTTCGGATGTTGTCATAGGGGCGTTTTGCGTTTCCATGAGTGTCTCCGAGCGTTACCGGCTGGATGACCATATAACCATAGTTTCCATGTTCGCAAACCTTGCCGGGAGCGTCGTAACCCAGCTTGTCAGACGCGGAGCCTATAGCGCCGCCGGCAGGGGGACATCAGAATCCCCAAAACCCTCGAGTGGCGGGATAGCCAGGCCTAAAGACATGGTTGGAGTCTCCAAAGCCATGGCCTTCGTTTTCGAGGCCATCAGCCATGCGGCGGCAAGAACCGCGCCCACGCTGATCCGTGGAGAACCAGGCACAGGCAAGGAGCTGGCCGCCCGGGCCATACACTACGCAAGCCCCCGCGCCTCCGCCCCTTTTGTGGTAATCAATTGCGCCGCCACTCCGGGAGCGTTGCTGGAGGCGGAGCTTTTCGGCGCGGGGCGGGACCGTCCCGGAAAGCTTGCGCAGGCCCATGGCGGCACGCTGTTTTTGGACGAGGTCGCCGAAACGCCCCCAGCGTTCCAGTCGGGCCTTATGCGCTTTTTGCTTGAGGGAAGTTACGAGCGGAGGGACGGGGCGTTGCGCGAAAACATGGATGTTAGAATGATAACCTCCACCAGCGCCGACCTGGAAAAAGCCGTGGCGCGAAGAAAGTTCAGGGAGGACCTTTACTACAAGCTCAACGTGCTTCAAATATTCATCCCGCCATTAAGGGAACGCAAAGAAGATATCCCGCCCCTTGTGGACCATATTTTGGACCGGCTAGGCAGGGAGTGCGGCGAAAGGCTCTCCATAACCCCGGACGCCATGGACATTCTCAGCGGATGCGACTGGCGCGGCAACACCAGGGAACTGGAAAACTGTGTCAGCCGGTGCGCCGCCCATTGCGCGGTCAACACCATTACGCGGGAGGACATTCCCTGCCATTACGGCCAGTGCGCAAGCAGGCTTGCCCGCCCCGGCGCCCGGTGGGAAGGCGATGCCGTGTCCGGAGCCGGACCGCTCACCGATGAACGGGAACGGATAATAGCCGCGTTGAAGAAAACCGGATGGGTGCAGGCCAAAGCCGCCCGTCTGCTGAAAATGACCCCGCGCCAGATAGGGTACAGGATCACCAAACTGAAGATAGATATGGAGAGTTTTTAA